A window from Roseburia sp. 499 encodes these proteins:
- a CDS encoding YoaK family protein, with the protein MKKNQQMSESVFVAAFLCLSGGFQDAYTFFNRGEVFANAQTGNMVLMGTSFATGDYHTGIRYLLPVLAFAAGVYVAERIRRHFKYYEKMHWRQLIVIMEILFLFGVGWMPQKMNLVANVLVSFVCAMQVQSFRKVKGNAYASTMCIGNLRTATDMLCSYHVTKDKRLLNKSFLYFVFIGIFIVGAAFGSVLAKIIGERAIWISCALLLMAFFVMFIREDVEHKAL; encoded by the coding sequence ATGAAGAAAAATCAACAAATGTCAGAATCTGTTTTCGTAGCAGCCTTTTTATGTTTGTCCGGTGGATTTCAGGATGCCTATACCTTTTTTAATCGAGGAGAGGTATTTGCCAATGCACAGACCGGAAATATGGTTTTAATGGGAACAAGTTTTGCAACAGGAGATTATCATACAGGAATACGTTACCTTCTTCCTGTTCTTGCGTTTGCGGCAGGAGTTTATGTGGCAGAACGTATTCGTAGACATTTTAAATATTATGAAAAAATGCATTGGAGACAGCTCATTGTGATTATGGAGATTCTCTTTTTATTCGGCGTAGGATGGATGCCACAAAAGATGAATCTTGTAGCGAATGTGCTGGTCTCCTTTGTCTGTGCTATGCAAGTACAAAGTTTCCGTAAGGTAAAGGGAAATGCCTATGCCAGTACCATGTGTATTGGAAATTTACGGACAGCGACAGATATGTTGTGTAGCTATCATGTAACAAAAGATAAACGGTTATTGAATAAAAGTTTTTTATATTTTGTATTTATAGGAATCTTTATTGTAGGAGCAGCTTTTGGTAGTGTTCTGGCAAAGATTATAGGAGAGCGGGCAATATGGATTTCCTGTGCACTGTTATTGATGGCATTTTTTGTTATGTTTATACGAGAGGATGTAGAACATAAGGCGTTGTAG
- a CDS encoding heavy metal translocating P-type ATPase, with protein sequence MNKKQKKVFIRIIIAATLLVILSFVPIKGYVKFALYMVPYLVIGYDILKKAFKGILNKQVFDENFLMAVATVGAIALGDYKEGTAVMLFYQIGELFQSYAVGKSRRNISELMDIRPDYANVEKDGKLEKVDPDEVEIGSIIIVQPGEKIPIDGIITEGNSTLNTSALTGESLPREAVAGDEVISGCINMTGVLKIQTTKEFGESTVSKILDLVENSSSKKSKSENFISRFAKYYTPAVCYGALALAILPPLVRMLALGMTPEWGVWVYRALTFLVISCPCALVISIPLSFFAGIGGASREGVLVKGSNYLETLSKTKYVVFDKTGTMTQGVFEVSGIHHNEMEDEKLLEYAALAESSSSHPISKSLQKAYGKPIDRSRVTEIEEISGNGVTAKVDGVAVAAGNAKLMERLGIVYKECHQVGTVVHMAVNGVYAGHILISDILKPHAKDAIHALKQAGITKTVMLTGDAKNVAEKVADELDIQEVYSELLPADKVTKVEELLSKKGEKAKLAFVGDGINDAPVLSRADIGIAMGALGSDAAIEAADVVLMDDDPLKIAKAIKISRKCIRIVYENIYFAIGIKVICLILGALGIANMWLAIFADVGVMVIAVLNAIRALFVKKL encoded by the coding sequence ATGAACAAGAAGCAAAAGAAAGTTTTTATACGAATCATTATAGCAGCAACATTGCTGGTGATTTTGTCGTTCGTTCCGATAAAGGGATATGTGAAATTTGCATTATATATGGTTCCGTATCTGGTAATCGGTTATGATATTTTGAAAAAAGCGTTTAAGGGAATATTAAATAAACAGGTATTTGATGAAAATTTTCTTATGGCAGTTGCAACTGTAGGGGCGATTGCTTTAGGAGACTATAAAGAAGGTACTGCCGTAATGCTGTTTTACCAGATTGGAGAATTGTTCCAAAGCTATGCAGTTGGTAAAAGCAGAAGAAATATCAGTGAACTTATGGATATTCGTCCGGATTATGCCAATGTAGAAAAGGACGGAAAACTGGAAAAGGTAGACCCGGACGAGGTGGAGATAGGGTCAATTATTATCGTTCAGCCAGGAGAAAAAATACCGATTGATGGTATTATTACAGAAGGAAATAGTACATTAAATACCAGTGCACTGACTGGAGAAAGCCTTCCAAGAGAAGCAGTAGCCGGAGATGAAGTGATTAGTGGATGTATCAACATGACAGGTGTACTTAAGATTCAGACTACAAAGGAATTTGGAGAATCTACGGTTTCTAAGATTCTTGATTTAGTGGAGAATTCCAGCTCAAAGAAGTCAAAATCAGAGAACTTTATTTCCAGATTTGCTAAGTACTATACTCCGGCAGTTTGTTATGGTGCCTTGGCGTTGGCAATCTTGCCGCCATTAGTGCGGATGCTCGCATTAGGAATGACACCGGAATGGGGCGTTTGGGTATATCGTGCATTGACTTTCCTGGTTATTAGTTGCCCATGTGCATTGGTTATCAGTATTCCGTTAAGTTTCTTCGCGGGAATCGGAGGAGCCAGTAGAGAAGGCGTTCTGGTAAAGGGTTCTAATTATTTGGAGACACTTTCTAAGACAAAGTATGTAGTATTTGATAAAACCGGTACCATGACCCAAGGAGTATTTGAAGTCAGTGGTATTCATCACAATGAAATGGAAGATGAGAAGTTGTTAGAATATGCGGCTTTGGCAGAAAGTTCTTCTTCTCATCCAATCAGTAAGAGTTTGCAAAAGGCATATGGAAAGCCGATTGACAGAAGTAGGGTGACAGAGATAGAGGAAATCAGTGGAAATGGTGTGACGGCAAAGGTGGATGGTGTTGCAGTTGCAGCAGGTAACGCGAAATTGATGGAACGTCTTGGAATTGTATACAAGGAATGCCATCAGGTAGGAACTGTAGTGCATATGGCGGTGAATGGTGTCTATGCAGGCCATATTCTGATATCTGATATTTTAAAACCTCATGCAAAGGATGCCATTCATGCATTGAAGCAGGCAGGCATCACAAAGACAGTTATGTTGACTGGAGATGCTAAGAATGTAGCAGAGAAAGTGGCAGATGAATTGGATATTCAGGAAGTGTACAGCGAACTGCTTCCGGCTGATAAGGTGACAAAAGTAGAAGAACTCCTAAGTAAAAAGGGTGAAAAGGCAAAACTTGCTTTTGTCGGGGATGGAATTAATGATGCGCCGGTTCTGTCCAGAGCAGATATTGGTATCGCAATGGGAGCTCTTGGTTCCGATGCGGCTATTGAAGCGGCAGATGTTGTATTAATGGATGATGATCCGTTAAAAATTGCAAAGGCAATTAAAATATCCAGAAAGTGTATCCGCATTGTGTATGAGAATATTTACTTTGCCATAGGAATCAAGGTGATTTGTCTGATTTTGGGAGCTCTTGGTATTGCAAATATGTGGCTGGCAATTTTTGCAGATGTAGGTGTTATGGTAATTGCAGTTTTGAATGCCATTCGAGCATTATTTGTAAAGAAACTGTAG
- a CDS encoding thioesterase family protein — MLEVGIKGYQEFVVAEKDTAKVHKSGTLDVLATPAMVALMEETAWKSVAEKLEDGMGTVGTSLNIKHLAPTPVGMKVWCESLLNEVDGRKLVFSVDVFDETGKVGEGIHERFIIEEEKFQKKADKKKEK; from the coding sequence ATGTTAGAAGTAGGAATCAAAGGATATCAGGAATTTGTTGTAGCCGAAAAGGATACAGCAAAGGTTCATAAGAGTGGAACATTAGATGTTTTAGCAACTCCGGCTATGGTTGCATTAATGGAAGAGACTGCATGGAAGAGTGTGGCAGAAAAATTAGAGGATGGAATGGGAACTGTAGGTACTAGTTTAAATATAAAGCATCTTGCGCCAACTCCGGTAGGAATGAAGGTATGGTGCGAGTCCTTGTTGAACGAAGTAGACGGTAGAAAATTGGTATTTTCAGTAGATGTTTTTGATGAAACAGGAAAAGTTGGTGAAGGAATCCATGAACGTTTCATTATTGAAGAAGAGAAGTTCCAGAAAAAGGCAGATAAGAAGAAAGAAAAATAG
- a CDS encoding cation transporter codes for MKKTYKIDVDCANCANKMEEAAKNTAGVKDATVNFMTLKMIVEFEEGQEPKAVMQEVLKNCKKVEDDCEIFL; via the coding sequence ATGAAAAAGACTTATAAAATTGATGTAGATTGTGCAAACTGTGCAAATAAGATGGAGGAAGCTGCTAAGAATACAGCAGGTGTAAAGGATGCAACTGTAAACTTTATGACACTTAAGATGATTGTAGAATTTGAAGAAGGACAGGAGCCAAAGGCAGTAATGCAGGAAGTGTTGAAGAACTGCAAAAAGGTAGAGGATGATTGTGAGATTTTCCTATAA
- a CDS encoding cobyrinate a,c-diamide synthase encodes MKLPRIMLAAPASGSGKTLITCGLLQLLVNRGKKPAAFKCGPDYIDPMFHRKVIGTPSKNLDTFFTKENETRYLFGKTAEQADISVLEGVMGFYDGIGGVTDGASSYELAKVTNTPVVLIVNAKGMSLSVVPFIKGFLEYRKDSHIQGVILNQTTKMTYLLLKEQIEQELGIVVLGYVPKCPELTIESRHLGLVTPDEITGLQEKLQQLAELLEETLDVEKILQLADDAEVLEWETPEIPRLEKKREQKTPRIGIARDEAFCFCYQDNLELLQEMGAELVTFSPLHDETLPSHLDGMIFYGGYPELYAKQLSQNSSMKKQIKEAVLNGMPYLAECGGFMYLQEMMEDMEGRKYPMVGVIKGQAYSTEKLGRFGYITLTAKEEGQLLQIGESMKAHEFHYFDTTNNGTAYQAKKPHGNREWDCINGTENYAAGFPHLYYYSNPKFAFRFLQKCVEWSQEG; translated from the coding sequence GTGAAATTACCAAGAATTATGCTGGCGGCACCCGCAAGCGGAAGTGGAAAAACATTAATAACATGTGGATTATTGCAGCTGCTGGTGAATCGGGGAAAGAAACCAGCGGCTTTTAAATGTGGACCGGATTATATTGACCCGATGTTTCATAGGAAAGTAATTGGAACACCATCTAAGAACCTTGACACCTTTTTTACAAAAGAAAATGAGACGAGATATCTGTTTGGAAAAACAGCAGAACAGGCGGATATTTCAGTTCTGGAAGGTGTTATGGGGTTTTATGATGGTATCGGTGGAGTTACGGACGGGGCTTCTTCTTATGAGCTTGCAAAAGTGACAAATACGCCGGTTGTTCTGATAGTAAATGCGAAGGGAATGAGTCTTTCGGTAGTTCCGTTTATTAAGGGATTTTTGGAATATCGGAAGGATAGTCATATTCAGGGAGTTATCCTAAATCAGACTACAAAAATGACATATTTGTTATTAAAAGAGCAGATAGAACAGGAACTTGGAATTGTAGTATTAGGATATGTGCCAAAGTGTCCGGAACTTACTATAGAAAGCCGTCATTTGGGATTGGTGACACCGGATGAAATCACAGGCTTGCAGGAAAAATTGCAGCAATTGGCAGAACTTCTGGAGGAGACTCTGGATGTGGAAAAAATATTGCAACTGGCAGATGATGCAGAAGTGTTAGAGTGGGAAACACCAGAGATTCCGAGGTTGGAAAAGAAGAGGGAACAAAAAACGCCAAGAATTGGTATAGCAAGAGATGAAGCATTTTGTTTCTGTTATCAGGATAATCTGGAATTGTTGCAAGAAATGGGTGCGGAGCTGGTAACCTTTTCGCCACTGCATGATGAAACACTTCCTTCGCATCTGGATGGTATGATTTTTTATGGAGGATATCCCGAACTTTATGCAAAGCAGTTAAGCCAAAACAGTTCTATGAAAAAGCAAATAAAAGAGGCTGTTTTAAACGGGATGCCTTATCTTGCAGAATGTGGTGGATTTATGTATCTTCAGGAAATGATGGAGGACATGGAAGGTAGAAAATATCCCATGGTAGGTGTGATAAAGGGACAGGCTTATTCAACAGAAAAGCTGGGAAGATTCGGATATATTACGCTTACTGCAAAGGAAGAAGGGCAATTGTTACAAATAGGAGAGTCCATGAAAGCACATGAATTTCATTATTTTGATACGACTAATAATGGAACGGCTTATCAAGCGAAAAAGCCGCATGGAAACCGAGAATGGGATTGTATCAATGGAACGGAAAATTATGCAGCAGGATTTCCGCATCTGTATTATTATTCTAATCCTAAGTTTGCATTCCGATTTTTGCAAAAATGTGTAGAATGGAGTCAGGAAGGATGA
- a CDS encoding bifunctional adenosylcobinamide kinase/adenosylcobinamide-phosphate guanylyltransferase has protein sequence MIIFIIGGSGSGKSEYAEQRAVELRQENPDAELVYVATMEPMDVESGKRIERHRRMRDGKGFTTRECYTHLEELEVKSQEIVLLECLSNLTANEMFSAEGRKEQTVSAIKTGINRLIEQSKDVIVVGNNVFEDGITYDEMTEEYLRQMAELHKFLAEQADEVIEVICKIPVFWKGEKHEVH, from the coding sequence ATGATAATATTTATCATTGGTGGAAGCGGAAGTGGAAAATCAGAATATGCAGAACAGCGGGCAGTAGAACTAAGACAGGAGAATCCTGATGCAGAACTTGTTTATGTGGCAACTATGGAACCAATGGATGTGGAGAGCGGAAAACGGATAGAACGTCATCGACGCATGCGCGACGGAAAGGGATTTACCACCCGGGAGTGTTACACACATCTGGAAGAGTTAGAGGTAAAAAGTCAGGAAATTGTGTTGTTGGAATGTCTGTCTAATCTTACTGCAAATGAGATGTTTTCAGCAGAGGGACGGAAAGAACAGACCGTATCTGCAATAAAAACGGGAATAAATCGTCTCATAGAGCAAAGTAAAGATGTGATTGTGGTAGGAAACAATGTATTTGAAGATGGGATAACGTATGATGAAATGACAGAAGAGTATTTACGTCAGATGGCGGAACTTCACAAATTTCTAGCGGAACAGGCAGATGAAGTCATTGAAGTTATTTGCAAAATTCCGGTGTTCTGGAAGGGAGAAAAACATGAAGTACATTAA
- a CDS encoding ArsR/SmtB family transcription factor: MAEKETECCESYEVHENLLKIVNKTMPEETKLYDLAELFKVFGDSTRIRILFVLFEAEVCVCDLAQVLNMTQSAISHQLRILKQNKLVKSRREGKSIFYSLADEHVRTIIAQGCEHVEEE; encoded by the coding sequence ATGGCTGAAAAGGAAACAGAGTGTTGCGAATCTTATGAGGTTCATGAGAATCTTTTGAAAATTGTAAATAAAACCATGCCGGAGGAAACGAAGCTTTATGATTTGGCAGAGTTGTTTAAGGTATTTGGTGATTCTACCAGAATCCGGATTCTGTTTGTATTGTTTGAAGCAGAGGTGTGCGTATGTGATTTGGCACAGGTCTTAAATATGACTCAGTCTGCGATTTCTCATCAGTTACGAATCTTAAAGCAGAATAAGTTGGTAAAGAGCCGAAGAGAAGGAAAGTCTATTTTTTATTCTCTTGCAGATGAACATGTGCGGACTATTATAGCACAAGGATGTGAACACGTTGAGGAAGAATAA
- a CDS encoding alpha/beta hydrolase family protein translates to MKKRKELFSKMKEKCRSIKQRFCNFTERNWKNTGKLLYWIAILLFSISTGVMTGTFMKPAWVGSLLVSVITFGITILAFWLAKKIAKLVLRNDITEFLSWLLLCLVCVDVMTGETGAAGETESTVFAILFSLVLALFLKSIWALFHHKVHTKTIFITLFLTGVPVIAVVALLCIGGFSDTYIAAYQKLTTVENLTEQEKVDIEKDMENGPYTVKTVTYGTSGEEDVLSATADISRFAQNDGISGFLKEQYQGYSMKEVPMAGIIWYPEERENCPTLFMIHGNHDWITDSYMGYEYLGTYLASHGYVVVSVDENACNGLSGENDGRAVLLLENMRQVEQFNEQKENLLYGKMDYENLALAGHSRGGEAIAEAYLFNELSYYPDNGNRTFSWNFSIKSLIAIAPVEGQYQPADREVELTDVNYLLIHGANDQDVDTFMGMRQYENISFTGKKDCIKSSLYVAGLNHGQFNSLWGKYDSSEPINRILNVENFLSQEEQQQIAKIFVKTFLDKTLENKENSNTELLVDCQKYQEILPQTLYVQSYATSDAVTLCNFEEDVRLETGSLEGVKIRAKSVNGWREEELDFSSGSSRENYAVVLKWEDQQGEPQIIFSLPEAEWNSNSLRFDIMNLEEDFEAEEAQLLEVEVIVTDAEGKKASVKAEDYVAVYPAFPVRLNKLQYLFGSAEYKHQFQTVSIPFTDFEGIDVTRITDITLQFSQKSGNVAIDNVKLSQY, encoded by the coding sequence ATGAAAAAAAGGAAAGAATTATTTTCAAAGATGAAGGAGAAGTGCAGAAGTATAAAGCAACGCTTTTGTAATTTTACGGAAAGAAATTGGAAGAATACCGGAAAGCTTTTATATTGGATAGCAATTTTGTTATTTAGCATTTCCACGGGAGTGATGACAGGGACTTTTATGAAGCCTGCATGGGTTGGAAGTTTACTAGTGAGTGTGATTACCTTTGGGATTACCATTCTTGCTTTCTGGTTGGCAAAAAAGATAGCGAAGCTTGTGTTACGAAATGATATCACAGAGTTTCTGAGTTGGTTATTGCTCTGCCTGGTGTGTGTAGATGTAATGACAGGAGAGACTGGTGCTGCAGGAGAGACAGAGAGTACAGTTTTTGCTATTCTGTTCAGTTTGGTGCTAGCTTTATTTTTAAAAAGTATCTGGGCACTTTTTCATCATAAAGTACATACAAAAACCATTTTTATTACGCTATTTCTTACTGGGGTACCAGTGATTGCAGTTGTGGCACTCCTTTGCATAGGAGGATTTTCGGATACTTATATTGCAGCGTATCAGAAACTGACAACGGTAGAAAACTTAACGGAACAGGAAAAAGTGGATATTGAAAAGGACATGGAAAATGGACCTTACACAGTGAAAACTGTGACCTATGGAACTTCCGGTGAAGAAGATGTTTTGTCTGCAACGGCAGATATTAGCAGATTTGCTCAAAATGATGGGATAAGTGGATTTTTGAAGGAACAATATCAAGGATATTCTATGAAAGAAGTTCCTATGGCCGGAATCATTTGGTATCCGGAAGAAAGAGAGAATTGTCCGACACTTTTTATGATACATGGAAATCATGATTGGATTACTGATTCATATATGGGATATGAATATCTGGGAACGTATCTTGCTTCTCATGGATATGTGGTAGTATCGGTAGATGAAAATGCTTGTAATGGATTGTCAGGTGAAAATGACGGACGAGCAGTACTATTACTGGAGAATATGAGACAAGTAGAGCAGTTTAATGAACAGAAGGAAAATCTTTTGTATGGTAAAATGGATTATGAGAATCTTGCATTGGCAGGGCACTCCAGAGGTGGAGAAGCCATTGCAGAAGCATATCTGTTTAATGAGTTGAGTTATTATCCGGACAATGGAAACCGTACGTTTTCCTGGAACTTTTCCATTAAGTCCCTTATTGCTATAGCACCGGTGGAGGGGCAGTATCAGCCGGCTGACCGGGAAGTGGAACTTACGGATGTGAATTATTTACTGATACATGGAGCAAATGACCAGGATGTTGATACATTTATGGGAATGAGACAATATGAAAATATTAGTTTTACCGGAAAAAAGGATTGCATCAAGAGTTCGTTGTATGTAGCAGGTTTAAATCACGGGCAGTTTAATTCTTTATGGGGAAAATATGATTCCTCAGAACCGATAAATCGTATTTTAAATGTAGAGAATTTTCTCTCACAGGAAGAACAACAGCAAATAGCAAAAATATTTGTAAAGACTTTTTTAGATAAAACATTGGAAAATAAAGAAAACAGCAATACGGAACTTCTGGTTGATTGTCAGAAATATCAGGAGATTCTACCACAAACTTTATATGTTCAGTCTTATGCTACCTCTGATGCAGTTACTTTATGTAATTTTGAAGAGGATGTCAGACTGGAGACGGGAAGCCTTGAAGGGGTTAAGATAAGGGCCAAAAGTGTAAATGGCTGGCGGGAAGAAGAGTTGGATTTTTCCTCTGGGAGCTCTAGAGAAAATTATGCAGTTGTCCTAAAATGGGAAGACCAGCAGGGAGAGCCACAGATTATTTTTTCTCTGCCGGAGGCAGAATGGAACAGTAACAGTTTACGATTTGATATTATGAATCTGGAGGAAGATTTTGAAGCGGAAGAAGCGCAGCTTCTAGAGGTAGAAGTGATTGTTACGGATGCAGAAGGGAAAAAGGCAAGTGTAAAGGCAGAGGATTATGTTGCTGTTTATCCGGCATTTCCTGTTCGGCTGAACAAGCTGCAATATTTGTTTGGTTCCGCAGAATATAAGCATCAGTTCCAGACAGTTTCTATTCCGTTTACGGATTTTGAAGGAATAGATGTAACGAGAATTACGGATATTACATTGCAATTTTCACAGAAGAGTGGAAACGTAGCAATTGACAATGTAAAATTGTCGCAATACTAG
- the cobS gene encoding adenosylcobinamide-GDP ribazoletransferase, translated as MKYINACIIAFAMYSKIPMPKADWEKENMKYAMCFFPWVGTVIGACFWLWGYFAGKIPVGQILYAVVLTLIPVLITGGIHLDGLLDTADALSSYQPKERRLEILKDSHTGAFAIIVCCIYFLAYFGFISEITQKGIPVVAAGFFLSRCLSGFAVTSFLCAKDSGLAATFANGADKKHVRVVLVLEGLIAVGIMLWLSIPLGSVAVFAALLTFLWYHHMSVEKFGGITGDLAGCFLQICELMILIAVVVVEKLI; from the coding sequence ATGAAGTACATTAATGCATGTATCATTGCCTTTGCCATGTATTCCAAGATACCCATGCCAAAGGCAGATTGGGAAAAGGAAAATATGAAATATGCCATGTGCTTTTTTCCATGGGTAGGAACTGTGATAGGAGCATGTTTCTGGCTTTGGGGCTATTTTGCAGGAAAAATTCCGGTTGGGCAGATTTTGTATGCTGTGGTACTTACGTTGATTCCGGTGCTGATAACCGGAGGAATTCATTTGGATGGTCTTTTAGATACGGCAGATGCGTTAAGTTCCTATCAGCCCAAAGAGCGACGTTTGGAAATTTTAAAAGACTCCCATACAGGAGCTTTTGCTATTATCGTGTGTTGTATATATTTTCTGGCATATTTTGGATTTATATCAGAGATTACTCAAAAAGGAATTCCGGTGGTAGCAGCGGGATTTTTCTTAAGCAGATGTTTGAGTGGATTTGCAGTGACATCATTTCTATGTGCAAAGGATAGCGGATTGGCGGCAACTTTTGCTAATGGCGCAGATAAAAAGCATGTAAGAGTTGTATTGGTGTTAGAAGGACTAATTGCAGTAGGAATTATGTTGTGGCTCAGTATTCCACTAGGAAGCGTGGCAGTCTTCGCAGCATTGTTGACATTTCTCTGGTATCATCATATGTCTGTGGAAAAGTTCGGAGGAATCACCGGAGACTTGGCAGGATGCTTCTTGCAGATTTGTGAATTGATGATACTGATAGCTGTAGTTGTAGTGGAAAAACTAATATAG
- the cobT gene encoding nicotinate-nucleotide--dimethylbenzimidazole phosphoribosyltransferase gives MTLEECVKEIKPVDKAAMKACEKRWDSIAKPLKSLGKIETNLTQIAGIQRTAAIHMNKKALVVMCADNGVVEEGVTQTGQEVTAIVAENFLDEKSCAAIMCKDTGTDILPIDIGMAVDTPRVEKRKIAYGTKNLAKEPAMTREEAVRAIETGIQVVSELKEKGYDIIATGEMGIGNTTTSSAVASVLLSQPVEAVTGRGAGLDSAGLKRKIEVIKKAIKQHQPNPKDAVDVLAKVGGFDIAGLAGVYLGGAVYGIPVIADGFISSVAALVAIRIEPMVQDYVLASHVSKEPAGAMLLEAIGKSPSLTCDMCLGEGTGAVALFPLLDMGVHIYEKMSTFAQIDIEEYVPLD, from the coding sequence ATGACATTAGAAGAGTGCGTGAAAGAAATAAAACCGGTAGATAAAGCGGCAATGAAGGCATGTGAAAAACGTTGGGATTCCATTGCAAAGCCTTTAAAAAGCCTTGGAAAAATTGAAACAAATTTGACACAAATTGCAGGAATTCAGAGAACGGCAGCAATTCATATGAATAAAAAAGCGTTGGTAGTTATGTGTGCTGATAATGGTGTGGTAGAAGAAGGAGTGACACAGACCGGACAAGAGGTCACAGCCATTGTAGCGGAGAACTTCTTGGATGAAAAGTCTTGTGCAGCCATTATGTGCAAAGATACGGGAACAGACATTTTACCAATTGATATTGGAATGGCAGTAGATACGCCAAGGGTAGAAAAACGCAAGATTGCTTATGGAACGAAGAATCTGGCAAAAGAGCCGGCTATGACAAGAGAAGAAGCAGTACGTGCTATAGAAACAGGAATTCAGGTTGTATCAGAGCTGAAAGAAAAGGGATATGACATAATTGCTACCGGAGAAATGGGAATTGGAAATACCACTACCAGCAGTGCGGTAGCAAGTGTTTTGCTAAGCCAGCCAGTAGAAGCAGTGACTGGAAGAGGTGCAGGGCTTGACAGTGCAGGTCTTAAGCGAAAAATAGAAGTAATAAAAAAGGCAATAAAGCAACATCAACCTAACCCGAAGGATGCAGTCGATGTGTTAGCAAAGGTGGGAGGATTTGATATTGCAGGATTGGCAGGGGTCTATTTAGGCGGAGCTGTTTATGGTATTCCTGTCATAGCAGACGGTTTTATTTCCAGTGTTGCAGCGCTTGTAGCTATTCGTATAGAACCGATGGTGCAGGATTATGTACTCGCCTCCCATGTATCTAAGGAGCCGGCAGGAGCCATGTTGCTAGAGGCAATTGGCAAATCTCCAAGCCTTACCTGTGATATGTGTCTGGGAGAAGGAACCGGAGCAGTTGCGCTATTTCCATTGTTAGATATGGGAGTACATATTTACGAGAAAATGAGCACGTTTGCTCAGATTGACATTGAGGAATATGTACCACTAGATTAG
- a CDS encoding bifunctional adenosylcobinamide kinase/adenosylcobinamide-phosphate guanylyltransferase, with product MIVITGGAYQGKLEVAKNLCKKKNPVIAEGESASQKELEQADIIAHFHLYIKRLMEEGGVPENQVQELIQKNPTVILEITQLGCGVVPMEAFDRSYREKVGRISCQLAETAEAVYLVNCGISKRLK from the coding sequence ATGATAGTGATTACCGGAGGAGCTTATCAGGGAAAACTGGAGGTGGCGAAAAATCTTTGTAAAAAGAAGAATCCAGTAATTGCGGAGGGAGAAAGTGCCAGTCAGAAGGAATTAGAACAGGCAGATATTATTGCACATTTTCATTTGTATATCAAAAGGTTGATGGAAGAAGGGGGAGTACCTGAAAATCAGGTGCAGGAGTTGATACAGAAAAATCCGACAGTCATTCTGGAAATTACGCAATTAGGGTGTGGAGTCGTACCCATGGAGGCATTTGACAGAAGTTATCGGGAAAAAGTAGGAAGAATTAGCTGTCAACTTGCAGAAACAGCAGAAGCAGTATATTTGGTAAACTGTGGAATTTCAAAGAGATTAAAATAG